One genomic window of Caldivirga maquilingensis IC-167 includes the following:
- a CDS encoding sulfurtransferase TusA family protein: MEEDNEITVDVKGKVCPIPVLETAKAARLAKPGQVIKVIATDPAAKQDLINWARVTNNELLNLDESDGVITVRIRIKGKQ; this comes from the coding sequence ATGGAGGAGGATAATGAGATTACGGTTGATGTTAAGGGAAAGGTATGCCCAATTCCAGTGCTTGAAACCGCTAAGGCTGCTAGATTAGCTAAGCCTGGTCAGGTTATTAAGGTTATAGCCACTGATCCAGCTGCTAAGCAGGATTTAATTAATTGGGCTAGGGTAACCAATAATGAATTATTAAATCTAGATGAGAGTGACGGCGTTATTACCGTTAGGATAAGGATTAAGGGTAAGCAGTAG
- a CDS encoding DsrE/DsrF/DrsH-like family protein gives MSSKTVGMVVQSGAANRICCVVVYAAAALASGRKVVLHLVNEGLVAFRKDVAGKIWSSEKPDDWSIFPEQYRSYVEVFLKNVNGAIKSGSFKNWHEMLAELKKEYGDNLKIYACPLAAQMYNIKKEDLLDIVDAIAGAETFLAEVEGGTVFVF, from the coding sequence ATGAGTAGTAAAACAGTGGGTATGGTTGTCCAAAGCGGTGCCGCTAATAGAATATGCTGCGTAGTAGTCTACGCAGCCGCCGCTTTAGCCTCAGGCAGGAAGGTGGTCCTCCACCTGGTTAATGAGGGTTTAGTTGCCTTTAGGAAGGATGTGGCTGGTAAGATTTGGAGCAGTGAGAAGCCTGATGATTGGTCAATATTTCCTGAACAGTATAGGAGTTATGTTGAGGTATTCTTAAAGAATGTTAATGGCGCCATTAAGTCAGGTTCCTTTAAGAATTGGCATGAGATGCTGGCTGAGCTTAAGAAGGAGTATGGTGATAATCTAAAAATATATGCATGCCCCCTAGCCGCTCAAATGTATAATATTAAGAAGGAGGATTTATTAGACATTGTTGATGCAATAGCTGGCGCTGAAACATTCCTAGCAGAGGTTGAGGGAGGTACAGTATTTGTATTTTGA